A window from Kluyveromyces lactis strain NRRL Y-1140 chromosome E complete sequence encodes these proteins:
- the RAD23 gene encoding Rad23p (similar to uniprot|P32628 Saccharomyces cerevisiae YEL037C RAD23) — protein sequence MLINFKDFKKEKLPIELADDATISHAKELIAEQKQCDASQIKLIYAGKILQDPKTVSGCNLKEGDQVIFMISKTKKKADVKVTESTTEPQDESQATASAETSAVANAPAEATTTGTRTGTTAVTQEEGTTDASFVTGSQRNETVNRIMEMGYDREQVERALRAAFNNPDRAVEYLLMGIPEASEPSQQQAEAVTSEAGANANSEVATDVPSQFTEHEDNLFAQAEANNGEQGHESAAGLGGEEMGTIGLTMEDITQLRDVVSGRPEALMPLFESLSTRYPHLRETMLQDPQRFISLLLEAVGGSLTDSLGENLGDDIAEGDLGDFGGQTQGAPPNVTISAEDEEAINRLCELGFERTLVVQIYFACDKNEEIAANMLFNNYAD from the coding sequence ATGCTTATTAattttaaagatttcaaaaaggaaaaactACCTATTGAATTGGCGGATGATGCCACCATTTCACACGCCAAGGAATTGATCGCTGAACAAAAACAGTGCGATGCATCTCAAATAAAGTTGATCTACGCAGGTAAGATACTCCAGGATCCTAAGACCGTATCAGGATGCAATCTTAAGGAAGGGGATCAGGTTATATTCATGATTAGCAAAACTAAGAAAAAGGCTGATGTTAAGGTAACTGAATCCACAACTGAACCCCAAGATGAATCTCAAGCCACTGCTTCTGCAGAAACTTCTGCAGTTGCAAATGCACCTGCGGAAGCTACAACCACTGGTACAAGAACAGGTACTACTGCAGTTACACAAGAAGAAGGGACGACTGATGCTTCGTTTGTCACTGGTTCTCAACGTAACGAGACTGTGAACAGAATCATGGAAATGGGTTATGATCGTGAACAAGTAGAACGTGCGCTTAGAGCAGCATTCAACAACCCTGACCGTGCAGTGGAGTATTTGCTTATGGGTATTCCTGAAGCCAGTGAGCCATCGCAGCAACAAGCTGAAGCTGTAACTAGTGAAGCTGGGGCGAATGCTAATTCTGAAGTTGCAACAGACGTGCCATCACAATTCACTGAACATGAAGACAATTTATTTGCACAAGCAGAAGCCAATAATGGCGAGCAAGGTCATGAATCCGCTGCTGGTTTAGGTGGAGAAGAAATGGGCACAATCGGATTGACTATGGAGGACATTACACAACTTCGTGACGTTGTATCTGGGCGTCCAGAGGCTTTAATGCCACTTTTCGAGAGTCTAAGCACGCGTTACCCACATCTCCGTGAGACCATGCTGCAAGATCCACAAAGGTTTATCTCTTTGCTATTAGAAGCTGTTGGCGGTTCCCTAACCGATTCTTTGGGTGAAAATCTGGGAGATGACATAGCAGAAGGTGATCTAGGTGATTTCGGGGGACAAACTCAAGGCGCGCCTCCCAATGTTACTATCTcagcagaagatgaagaagctaTCAATAGACTTTGCGAGTTGGGTTTTGAGAGGACCTTGGTGGTGCAAATCTACTTCGCATGTGACAAAAACGAAGAAATTGCTGCCAACATGCTATTCAACAATTACGCTGATTGA